The window CCTTTCAAAAAACTTATTATTTGAAAACACCTCTAGAGGTGCGACCCTAGGGCCGTATTCTTCAGACGCACTTCTCCCGAATCTAAACCATATCTTTGAAacattttatcaaaaaattgCAGTACTGAAATTTCGTTCACCGTGTACATGAtaaggaaataataaaaaaacatgCTAGTCTAAATATGAAAGTAAagagaattttttttctgctttaGAGTAGTTATTTGCAGTAGAGTAAAACTTTGATAAGGCCAAGAGAATActtcaaaaattgtattatcgAAGTGAGGATTACTTGCTTTAACTTTCATTAGCCATTCACAGGTGTGACTTTGTACTATCTGGTCGACTAATATCTGACGCGaaccaaaaatttcataagtttAGGTtaacattattttatttttttacccttgcagagggtattataattttggtcaaaagtgtgcaacgcagtgaaggagacatctccgaccctataaagtatatatattcttgatcaggatcacctcctgagtcgatataagcatgtccgtatgtctgtctgtttctacgcaaactagtctctcaattttaaagctatcgagttgaaactttgcacacacccttctttctgttgcaggcagtacataagtcggaacggccaggatcggtcgactatatcctatagctgccatataactgattaatcggaaatgccataacttcgttgtttttcaagttagaaggataggactttcaatggatgcctctttggacaaaataattcgatatgccaaatttcataaggatcgcctgactatatacgatccgttatatatctaataatataagatgcctggcgccacctagcggactgcgactcaactgcaagggtatataaacttcggctccgcccgaagttagctttcctttcttgttttaaatgaTGTCTTCTAAAATTGACGATCTTTAAGATACCTTGGCAAACTAGAACTTTCGTAGCAACCTGTttcacaccttacaaacagaATAGTATGTAGTGTTTTGTCCACGAAAATTACCCCATTTGAATCTCGGACAATATGTTCATTAATCATTTTTGGTAATACCTTCTTGAATAACTCTAACAAATACTGATCTGTTACATTCATATTTCCACGCCGATACACTATTTGAAAGTCCTCTGTCGCAAAGATTACACACGAAATGTTCCTATAATCGTTTTTGTAGAAGAAGGTTTCAACTAAAGTCGCTATTAGCTTACAGTTCCGAGAATCAAAAATTCTTTTGTGGTTTTTCTCTGATATTTCAGACAATATTTCGTACTTGTCTTTATCAGACAAGAGTATTGATTTTCCCGGTCCATCCCGAAACTCTTGAATTGacattttcttaaaattaatGTTACTTATTATGCACTTATAATAATTAATGGAACTATTTTCAAAATCCACTTTTTTCAGAATCCAACTTTCAACCATAGCAAAACGTGTACTTTCAGAATAAATGTGCGAAGTGCTCTGAACGAAGTCCCTGAAGCAATTGAAGCTTAGATTAGACAcctttgaaaaagtttcatTGCTTTTGTCCGATTGCTTTTGAAgaagctgaaaaaaaaattcgcaGTAAAAATACGATTCAAGGAAAATCAGCCGGGTTTTATGTGCCACAATAATACTTACCTCAATAAtctccttcaaaaaactcttgTTATCGAGAAGGAAAAATTCTGCATACAATTCTATTAATAATTCAAAGTTCATATTTTCTGCTCTTTTTCTAAGAAGCTCAGTGCAACATTGTTCAACTTCACGTATTAGCCAAATATTCGCGTTTTTCAAAACTTGTATTAATATATCGCTTTCAAGGCCTGTTAAGAGCTCATTCTTCTCAGTGTAAATAATATTCAGAATAATTTGAAACACCTGGGGTGTTGTTTCCTCCAAACGCACGCTTCCATTCTTTAAGCCATCTTTTTGAAACAATTTTTCGAAAAACTCCGAGGCACGGGCCAGCATAAATCGGTGGCAAGGGAATTTGGAGTCCTTAACGAGTATGCAAATATCGGAAAAGAGACCAGACTTAAGCATTTCAGCTCCGCGATTTTTCCTAAAATAAGGAACAGGTTATTCAGCTGAGATATTATTATACAATGATACAAAAAATTTACCAGGAAACGTAACTCATTTTTATTCTCTGATTTTTACTCCGAAGTCATCGActggcaaaaacaaaatgaatcATTTATGTcggaaaaatttaatttcttggtATTACAACTAAGGCTAGAAAGATAAGATTAATATTtggtttaaatatattaaacacgATATTCTAGAGTTCCTATTTTCGGACACAGAATAAAGGTTTTCGTTATTTGGGTCTTCGGAAAACTGAgagtaattaaattttaaaatggtaatttttaacacattttttgtaatagtttttttttaatatttactaTTTTGTTGACTAAGACTATAccgtttaaaaatttattacaacCTTATCTTatcttcaatatttatagTGCCTTCCCGCGCTAGCTACAAGCTAGGacatgcgtgtcgccacctagcggactacCTAAATCTAATCGCTAAAGTTTATCATTTAGTTATACACGATTTCTTAGTATTCCTTCGATTTGTAAACCATTGTACCACTGTAAACCATGTATTCAATACAGATTCATTTTAATAATGCATTTTTATTACTTTCGTAGCAATCAGCAATTGACAGCCTTTACTTTGAAAAGCTTTGTGTTACGCTTTAGTTCAGTAACTGTGGCGCCCCTATTAGTTTTGTTCAAAAACTGAACTAACAAGTGAAAATAAAactcaaaattaaaattaatagtttAAATAGTACGATTTTAGTtttatacttttaattttaggGGGAAGGAAATGTCCGATTCCATAAACTgcatataatatttaaatatacatacaacAGCTCAGCATACATACTCAAACTAAGATTTTTCCAATTTAACTAAGCCACCAAAAAGGACCCTTTTTTACtacttgtatttttaatattttgaaagGAGGCTTACACATTTTTGTGTAAAGAAGTTATACACAATGATTTTTTATGTCTTTGAACCACAATTATATTGGGATAGGGTTGTTCACTTTATCATCTAACATTTATTTGGGTAAAAGATCGGCATACTCTGAAAAGTCTACTATAGATgtccattttttaaatattataaatattatcaaattataatttgtcgACTTAAAAATTCATAAGTATCAACCACATaattttttccataaaaatttttatagttAGGAAAAATATAGAATGTGGGCGACGGTCACTGATTCCCTAAGATCTAAGCATCCACCTCTGACACCTTCCCCCAAACTCTAAGCTCTCTACAAACTTCCGCTTTGGGGAGCGTGTGCACGACTTTTAATTAGCCAGAGTCAACAACTGCTCCAATGAAGCGTGTAAATCCACTTAACACTGGGACCTACGCTCTCCAGCataacagaaaaaaattattcaatttcaagaaatataaaaacattaaTTTGAGCTGTAACtatcataaaaattataatagggaaataatataatatagaAATGGTAtgtaatttaaatacaatattttttatttttcgcagTGCAAAAGGTTAGTAAGCGTGAGTTACACTTCGGAATCGGCTCACATTGGACATTGTTGACATTGCGTCAGCTCTCTTTCTGGCTATTCGATCTGTTTGCCCAGTTAAAACCAAAATATTGACACTGACCGACTCATAAATGGGAACAATGATGCGCAGAATCTGGCCCAAATCGACTTAACTCAACTCGAATCTATAGATTGCGATACGATCGCGTGCCGCGTATACGAAGCGATCAGTGTACAATCATTATCGCTCATACGCCCCGTCGGCCAAGCCGAACTTACCATATGGctgaggaaaaaaataaagccaGACATGGCGGCTGGTTGGCAACTGCTAATGGGAAATTATATGCACGATTTTCTTGCAATTGTTTAACAATGTTTAACATGGCTGGCTTGTGGCATGAAATCTCACAGGTTCCCTCCACGTActtataattttgtttgccTAATTAGTTTCGCATTTAAAattctaattttaatttatgttcGAAAGTGGTCTTGGTATTTTAGCCCTTGGCTACCGGAGTGCAGCACTTATCTGGACCAGGTGTCGTTCGATAGTCTCGGGTTCCGAGTTGCTTGAACTGTTTAGCAAATGTGCAGCTGGCCCCGTGGACGTAATTGTCTGGGCCAATTGGTGCTGTAATAGATTTTAATTATGGACCCGAGAACCACTGAAAGTTCTGGAAGTTGTCTTGGAAGGTCCATTGTGGGTCACACGAAAAGGATTTCCGGGCAATCTGCAGGAAATAAGGATACCTTGTCTATGATATTGTCTAAAATtacaataaattataaaatctaTTTATAGATGCACATCTCACGCCCCTAAATATTCATAAGACCAGCTGGTGCAACTAACATGCAAATGTATGGTCTGGAGGGACAACGCCTCCCCCGACCATTACCACCCCGTCGGACAAAACCTGTACTCAAACTCTAATTAGTACGAGAGCTATTGCTTTCTTGAGTATAAATGCTCGATCATTTAAATTAGAATTGGCCAACAGGTGCACTGGCGCTCTGGCCAAGAGCCCGTGTAGTGTGCAGTGGGCTGGCTAACGGTTTGGCTGCAAGATATTCACACCTCCAGCATCGGCGGTTCCAGCCCCAGAGTTTCAGAATTTCTGAATTAGTATCTTTGAAAAGTTCAAGACTCGAGTTTCCATTGCAATTAATTGGAACGCCACGAAAATGGcgaagccaaagccaaagccaaaagcAGAGTTTGGCCATGCCAGCTGTAAGTCATTGACTTTGATTTTCGATTAAGCCAAAGCCAAATATCAAATACCAACTGGTCTCAGACATGTTCTAGTTAATTCCTTTGGCTACTGTCAAAGCCAAGCTCCAGCTAACCTTggcttttatattttgttgtctttcggtttttatgCGGCTTTAATTAGCCAAATTTGAAATGTTGCGGCGGCTGTAAATGAAACGTGTTTGCGCTCTcggcactgccactgccactgtttttattgcttattgtttttattttcttcttggCTGtgtaaaacacaaaaaaataaaaaaaaaaaaccaaaaccttaacaattaatgaaaagtgTTTAATTGCAAAGTGCATTGGGCTTCCGGCAATTAGACGGACGCCGGACGGTTCAACAAACCTGTGACCGCCCCTGCTACTTTTCGTCCCAGAGCGTTTCCTGCAACCCTAACCCATTTGCTCAGTGACCTTGACAGAAGACGAAAGAACTTTATGCCAATGGGCCAACTGGCACGTAAGCCACTCCACTCGAATCAAGTGCAAATGTTTGCCCAAGCCAAATACAATACAAAGTAGCTTTGGCCAGGCTTTTAGCCTTTTCAGCCTGACCCAAATCGGTAAGACAACTGCCCGATTAAAACTAAGTCGAAAATCTGTGAAAAATACAAATCTTGATTCTAACGAAGccgccaaaaaataaagaccAAGATCATCCCAAGTGCGAGTGCCATCCTACCTTGTGTAggtaaaatgaaaattgacCCTCTTAAATACTCCAGAAATTAAATCTAACGAAAGGAAATTCCCAACATATGGGTAGTCATTCCGCAGATGATTGGCACACCTGCGAGGGAATATTAGCTTCGATACATCTGTCCCTTATCGTTCcgattttatattaatatcaTTATAATAGAGCCGCGATGTGGGCGTTCCCACGAGTTCACTCCATATCGCCTACATCCGATCGGATCGAATGCCGCTAATTGCCGCTGTTGCTGGCCGCTGCTATTCTAAACTATTAGCacattcaatttcaattcacAGAGCCAATTATTATATCACAATAAACCCGTACTCATAGTCGTAGTCGTATTGTAATTGGCATATGATAAATCCGCTCaggtgttatttatttatcgcaTTTTTTTCCTTTCCACACTTAATATGCTGAGGTAGGTCATGTTTTAAAACAGCTGTCGCTCTTGATAATCAACGAAAATAAATTGCTAAATATTAATCAAAATCTTAAAGACCGAAAATTGACAAGATTAAAGCGAAATAGTAAGAAAAGAACAGTTCTAACAAATAGTAATTACAGCTTGCTCATGTGTAATTAAGACTAATTACTGGAGCTcgctaattaaaataaattggcATAGGTTGTGAGACTAGAATAGAATCAAATATTTCCATCGCAGGCCCCTTTCCAATTGTTAATCATGACTGCAGGATCTCTGGCAAGTCAAGGTGTATTCTGTCTCtctacaaaacaaaataaaaaaatcaacaaaaaatcattgTCAATGGCTGGGggcgttttattttttaagtgccACGGCCCCGCCCTGAAAGTTAGTTCCCTTTCTCAGCCGACTTTGAGTTTAAACgattttaactttatttatgcAGAAATTGCTTGTCTTGAATAGCGAATACATATACATTAAgagatatatatttaataagaTACATGCACGTTCTATGCACCATTCGTGTTAATAATCTtttgtattaatttattttaattgtcGTGTTCATTTTTTCAGAACCAACAAAGCCTGGCTTGGGGACCAACTGCGCTTATACCTTAGATTTATTATATGTGTAGTTTGATTGTTTAATTTGCGATTAAATAATGCATATAGTTTGGCTAATTGCTTGCACTAATGTTAACACTTGGTTGGCTTCCGATCAAATTGCAAATACCTCGAGCATTAACAATaaaactttaaagtttaaCACTTGATATAGTTGTAGATTAGAACTTTTGATTTAGGTTACGGTTTAGTTTTTAATACTCTGGTCCTTGGGtttgattatttaaatatcGATATAGATTCTCTTCCATACATGTATATAGCTTTAAATTCACGATTCCAATTCTTTGTTAAATACATTTGCTAGTACAGGTATAGATTTAAGTAAgtataagttttaaaattgtaaacaaGCGTTCCCTTCTCGTGTCATAAAATATTCCCTAAACAGATTCAGACTTCAGAGTTGCTAAATTGCCAAAGAAAATTGCCAATATGAAAATAAGAAAACCAAAgagtaattatttttcaattgcatttttaattttattaatacacaaaacttaaataaaataataatgtttaaaCTCTACATACCTACAATACAATACGTAATAGTCATAAGCATAATaatagataataataataataataatagtaatattGTCGTTTACAGTTATTGTACATTGTAAGAAAATTCTATTTTGTGTTCAATTTCGATCATTTCCATTGTTTTGCTTGCTAATGATGTTGTCCTTTCGACTTCAAAATACTCTCTTTCGTAAAGTTTTCAATACCGGGCATACTATATCGCGTGTCTATATAGTCTAGGTAAATATGGTGAGAGGCGGAAAAAAAATGgttgataataataatacaaaaacatTTTGTGTCTGAGTATACAAGCGGTTTTTTTGTGTGGTACTTTGTCTATTATGTGTGGTGCGGATGTATCTGAACTTTGCTTTCTCAGCTCTTAACTTCACTTTGCTTGGCTTTGTTGTCACATCACTTAAAAGTCTAACGATTTTTTGGTCCAATAATAGTTGCGGTGATAAATATGCGGGTCGGGGTGGAGGTGTGTAGTGGGCGTGGTGGGTGGTCGGGTGatcaacaaaataaatatgcttttttttataccaTGTGTGCGTGCAGACAAATAGAACTTCAGAtgacaattaaataaaataaaacaaacaaaaacagtaaacaaaaaagtttaaaaaataatgcgCGATGCCTTAATTTTGGTTTAAGGATTACGTGTACGAGGGATTGTGCGGTATgtcaatttaaaattaatttgtataaATGAGACCGTTGCACCTGTATGTGGATTGTGTGTTTATGGGATTGgcttttgcttcattttttgGGCGGTGTTTCGTTTGCTTCGCTTGCTGGGACTCTCCCTCACAATTCCTGGGCTTAGAACGGGCGGCGCAGCTTTTGGATAGCGTTGGTCAGGTGCAAGATCTCGGTGTTCATCTGGTGGACCAGGGTCTCCAGCTTGTCCACGGAGTCGAGGACCTCGACGCGCTCGGTGTGCGGGTTGAAGCGCACCTCGAAGGGACGGGACATGGTGCTGACCCAGCGACGGAACTTGTCCTTGGCGTCCTCGAAGCTCTCGGCCACGTAGTAGATGGGCTGGTACTCCTGGTCCTGGTACGGCTGGACGGCCGTGGAGGCGGGCTCGAAGGCGCGGTGCTCGCACTTGTCGCTGATGGCGTGGAGCAGCTCGCCGTAGGAGCTCAGGAGTCCGGCGCCGTAGGCCTTGATCTGACCGTGTTCCTTGCAGAGACCGAACTCAACAGTGAACCAGTAGACCTGCAAATATAAAACCGACCGTAGTTATTAATCTAAAGCTGAGAAACAAGATCATCAAGGTACTTTGCTACCATTTAAGAATCAATTTAGAGTTGTAATGAAAAATCATTGCATCTGACTTTGGCAGTGACTAAACATTGATCTTGGTTGCGAAAAAAACCAGCTGTGTCATAGCCGCACTTGAGGCTAAGGTcacttatatataaatatcgACTATTGCCGTTCAATTAACCAAGCTTGAAACTCACCGTGGACAGCTTCTCGATTTCTTCGTCGGAGGCACCCAGCGAGGCCAGACCAATCTCCTGAGAGAACTGGGCGAAGCTGGGATCGGCCAGCAGGGGCATGTGACCGAGCAGCTCGTGAATGGAGTCACTGTAAtgggaaaaaacaaaaagaatgaAATAATGCTTGTTAAAAGTGTGGAAAATATGCGAACATAAAGCAATTAGCCCGGGGCAAATGAGCTGGGGCAGAAGGCCGCAGTTCCTGCTCCCACTGCCGTTAGTGTTGGCAAATTGGCTCAAGGAAAAGTTAGCACGGAAGCGCCAAAGGAGGAAGAGGTGGTAGTGGCAGGAAGCCAACCATCATGGCAGCCACCCGCTCTCCGGGTAGGCAAATGCAATTAGGGGCGAACAAAGAGCTTTTCCCCCTTTGATGTGATTTTCTTACACCATCCAATAGAGAATGAAATAAAGTACTTACGGCTCGGGGGTGTGGTACGGCGAGTTGACGTGGCGGACGTACTGAGTGCTCTGGAAGATGCGGAAGGCCAGGGAGGCGAGGAAGTCGCGGGCGGTCAGCAGACCGGCGGCCGGGCGAAGGGAGAATCCGGTGTTCTTGCGCAGGAAGTCCGACATCTCCTGCAACTGGGGCAGGCGGGTTTCAACAAAGATCTGCTCGTCCTGCAACTTCTGGAAGGCGGCACGGTACTCGGCACAGGCGTGCTTGGGGGCCAGATCCTGGACGGTCTTGAAGACCGAGCGCCAGGTCTTGACCTCCACATCGGTGTAGCTGATGTAGGGGATCGGATCTCCGTACTTGTAGGCGAAGGCAATCTCGGCGATCTCCTTGCGGCGCTGGCGGTAAACCTTGTCGGCGAATCCGGGATGGTTCATGTCCAAATCGGGCTCGTACTTGGTCATCAGGTGGTTGCAGTTGTCCAGCTCGGAGGCGTGCTTGGGGAACCACGGAGCCTTCACGCTGATATTGTTCTCAGCCAGCAGATTCATGCTGCTGAAGGAGCCCGACTGGCGCAGAGAGCGGATGAGCTGCAGCAGGTTGCCACGGGTCATGTCCAGCTTGATGAGGACATCGTGGTCGACGCCCTGGACACGCGACTGGCGGGACTCCACATGCTGGACGGTGCCGTGGAAGGTCTCGATGGCCTTGAGGATGCGGCCCAGCGAGGAGATGCCCTCCTTGAGGCGGACAACCAGAGCGGCGCTCTGCATGGCGGCCTCGGCCTCCGGGGACTCGGAAGCGGCATTGGCCAGGAGAATCTCGTCCTCGGTGAGGCCATAATCTGCAAAAAACGAAGACGAATAACGTTATAGAGACGGCAACGGATGCAACAATCATCTTGGGCTTAGGGTCACGTAAACGATAAGCAGGCTACGTGGGCGGAGGGAACCGAGTTGCCGGGTTCTCCGGTTGCCTGGCAAGCgcatttcatatttttattaagtCGAGCGTAACAAATGAAAAAGGGAAATGCGACATTTCAACGGCGGCTCCCACTCAATTGTCCGTGTGGCTGAGTGCTTTTTCCCAACGACTTCGCCTCCTGCTCCGGCACTTTATCATATTAAGCACTTAAATCAATGTCGCACGCTTTTCAAAAGCCCCTCAGAAGTTAAGTACTACTTATGTAGCCCACTGTTTCCCCCGGCTCACCGTTCTTGGTCGGCTGTTGTGGTTCACCCTCGGGCTCCTGCTCTTGGGCCTGCGACTGCTCAGGCTGGGCGGTCTCAATTTCCACATCCTCCTCAACTAAagacagaaataataatacaaaaaaatcataaaaatcaaattgaaACGAggataaaaaatcaaatcaaagcTAATCAGCTCATTGGCttagaaaatgtaaaaaatcaTAAACATTAACCTGCAACATAGTCGTTCTCCATGGGCAGGTTCTCCAGATTGGGCTGCTCGTCCTGGAGCTCCACATTCTGCTCGGCCGGAATGTGCTCCTGAGCCTGCAGAACGCATTCCTCCAGAGAAGCgtctttaaaattaaaataaaataataaaaaccaataaataaggagggaaaaaataaactaaaaggaAACCCACAGTGAAAGGACTCAATTTTCAACCCCACTTGAAGCCAAATTCATAAGCTCTCAGTCCTAATAGACataatttgaaaaacttaCCATTTGCCTTGTTGCGGGCCTCCTCGAGGACACTTTGTTTGGTCTGCTTGACCACCAGGGTCTCGAACCGGGCATCATCCACCAGGCTGCGGCGGCGAGATGGATAACCATTCTGCAAATTAAAATGGAAGAAACGGGCATTTTAGTGACACTCTCTTTGAGGCGACAGGATATGCATCGGAAATTGGACATTTGCCTTGACCTTCAGGCATCTGGGGGccttttttaataaacttttGGGTGGCTGggttgccacgccccctctgCTAGCAGACTATTGCGCAATTTGAAACTTATATAAAGGTCTGGGCTGATGTGCGGCGTGAAAGCGCCTCAATTTTGCCGTAGTGTCTTCAGATCTTTTCTTTGGGTTTCTTGAATAGAGCGGATCTATTCATGGCACCGCATTCAATTCAATTGTGATTCAAAACCCGAATGATAATTTAATGCGAAGTCACCGCATCGAAGAAGGCAGGTGCGAAGATAAATGATATTTTGTGCCGACATCGGAAAGCCATCGAAATTCCCCATGCGATTCTGGGGGAAAAATGCAACTGGCAACCGTTAAAGgtatgttttattattttttttgggaaaaaggTTTCCTCAGTTGCAGTTTTCACTGtcatcttgtttttgtttgtttcggggttttttcttaaattttttttatttttttggggcagCTCTGTGGCTGATGAAAGATGCTCCACTCATTGAAtcatttttattgatttcatATTTTGTTTTGGAAGCAGCAAAggctgagactgagactgaggtCTCAGCATAAACATAAACAGAGACGAGTCAACAATGAGGCGCGACTGTTTCGGCCAGGCTAAGTGCAGGGGCTGCCCTGGCTGCCACTTTCACTTATTTGTTAAATAATAACTTAACACACGACTCGTTGTGGCCGCCGCCGGATCGATTGCGATTGCCTTTCGATTTGGGCCGCCGTTCTTAGAGGTGTGTTAATTGGATAACGGCTGCCACCTGATTTTGCGAAAAGAAATGCCCTATTATGGGGCCTCTCAACAGGTTTTGATTGAGTTTTGAACAAAACCTTTGACT of the Drosophila ananassae strain 14024-0371.13 chromosome 2R, ASM1763931v2, whole genome shotgun sequence genome contains:
- the LOC26514397 gene encoding kelch-like protein 40; the encoded protein is MSYVSWKNRGAEMLKSGLFSDICILVKDSKFPCHRFMLARASEFFEKLFQKDGLKNGSVRLEETTPQVFQIILNIIYTEKNELLTGLESDILIQVLKNANIWLIREVEQCCTELLRKRAENMNFELLIELYAEFFLLDNKSFLKEIIELLQKQSDKSNETFSKVSNLSFNCFRDFVQSTSHIYSESTRFAMVESWILKKVDFENSSINYYKCIISNINFKKMSIQEFRDGPGKSILLSDKDKYEILSEISEKNHKRIFDSRNCKLIATLVETFFYKNDYRNISCVIFATEDFQIVYRRGNMNVTDQYLLELFKKVLPKMINEHIVRDSNGVIFVDKTLHTILFVRCETGCYESSSLPRYLKDRQF
- the LOC6493759 gene encoding tyrosine 3-monooxygenase, with the protein product MMAVAAAQKNREMFAIKKSYSIENGYPSRRRSLVDDARFETLVVKQTKQSVLEEARNKANDASLEECVLQAQEHIPAEQNVELQDEQPNLENLPMENDYVAVEEDVEIETAQPEQSQAQEQEPEGEPQQPTKNDYGLTEDEILLANAASESPEAEAAMQSAALVVRLKEGISSLGRILKAIETFHGTVQHVESRQSRVQGVDHDVLIKLDMTRGNLLQLIRSLRQSGSFSSMNLLAENNISVKAPWFPKHASELDNCNHLMTKYEPDLDMNHPGFADKVYRQRRKEIAEIAFAYKYGDPIPYISYTDVEVKTWRSVFKTVQDLAPKHACAEYRAAFQKLQDEQIFVETRLPQLQEMSDFLRKNTGFSLRPAAGLLTARDFLASLAFRIFQSTQYVRHVNSPYHTPEPDSIHELLGHMPLLADPSFAQFSQEIGLASLGASDEEIEKLSTVYWFTVEFGLCKEHGQIKAYGAGLLSSYGELLHAISDKCEHRAFEPASTAVQPYQDQEYQPIYYVAESFEDAKDKFRRWVSTMSRPFEVRFNPHTERVEVLDSVDKLETLVHQMNTEILHLTNAIQKLRRPF